CAGCGCTTGAGCCTTGGGGTAGCCGGCTCGGCCGCCGAGGGCGACGTCGATCTTGAACAGTGCGACGTCGGCCGAGTTGGCGGGCATCATCGTCACTTGAATCTTGGTGTTTGCGTCCAGCACGGCGTCATCGAGCAGCGTGCCCAACGTGTGTTGTGGCGCACAGGCACCCAGGACTCCGCGCCGAGCTCGGACCTCGGTGCCGTCCTCGAGCCGCACGCCGACGGCGCGGTTACCCTCCACCAAGATCTGCTCGACACCGGAACCGGTCTTGATGTCGCCGCCGGCCGACCGGATCGACGAGGCGAGCGCCTCGGCGATCGCGCTCATGCCGCCCCGCGCCCGCAGGACACCGCGGCCGCGATGCACGGCGGCGAATCCGGCGAGATAGACACCGCTGCCGTCGAGGCTGGCCGGGCCGAACATGCTGCACCAATATGCGCATAATCCGCGCATGGCATCGGAATCGAAGGTTTCGGAGACGAGCTCGAAGATGCTCATCGTGAGCATCTTCACCAAGAAGGACCGGGCGCGCTTATCGAGCCCCAGTTTCCCGACGATGCGCAGCAACTGCTTCTTCGACAGATCCGACGGACGCTGGCTGCCGAGTTCGACCTGCAGGCCGATCAGAAAGTCCAAGACCGGCGAGACTTCTTCGTAGGTGCGCGCATCGCGGCGGGAGAAGTACCGGATCTCCTCCAGAGTGCGGGCGATCTCACGGTGCAGGATGAGCGTCGCACCGTCATCTGCCATCCAGCCGTAGGGCCGGTCGAGTGCGATCGAGCGGTAACCGTGCTTGGCGATGCCCAGGTCGTCGGCCAGGCTGGTGCCGGCCATGAACATGTCGTCCATCGCGCCGACATGCAACAGATGCCCGGGCGCTTCCGGCA
The nucleotide sequence above comes from Mycolicibacterium moriokaense. Encoded proteins:
- a CDS encoding phytoene desaturase family protein translates to MTVTHDYVVIGAGHNGLVAATTLAQAGSDVLVVERLPHIGGLTTSLPRVPEAPGHLLHVGAMDDMFMAGTSLADDLGIAKHGYRSIALDRPYGWMADDGATLILHREIARTLEEIRYFSRRDARTYEEVSPVLDFLIGLQVELGSQRPSDLSKKQLLRIVGKLGLDKRARSFLVKMLTMSIFELVSETFDSDAMRGLCAYWCSMFGPASLDGSGVYLAGFAAVHRGRGVLRARGGMSAIAEALASSIRSAGGDIKTGSGVEQILVEGNRAVGVRLEDGTEVRARRGVLGACAPQHTLGTLLDDAVLDANTKIQVTMMPANSADVALFKIDVALGGRAGYPKAQALRDKRDGIDLRTTTWMTGTLEDHVNQFQQITHGHNVTADPPVYMAILSASDPTLAPDGQDVLYTLTNCAARPAAGWEAEKAGYSKVMTASLERFLSGFETEIGRVEHSPADLESVFNIPNACFFHVDMTATRLGSNRPAAGLGGYRTPVDGLFLAGSGVHPGGGVNGWPGRLAAQFALEDF